One part of the Lotus japonicus ecotype B-129 chromosome 2, LjGifu_v1.2 genome encodes these proteins:
- the LOC130736351 gene encoding uncharacterized protein LOC130736351, which translates to MRTDFNRHAPPKFQGEAEPEKADLWVQEMEKIFEALHTPDAEKVNLATFMLKGDAEYWWRSARQLMMANHEVITWESFRKAFMDKYFPETAREEMENRFLSLRQGPTSVGEYAARLEALSKHFRFFQNQVDEAYLCNRFMRGLRNEIEKAVRPLGIRVYQQLVEKAREVEAMENRQRGRPEYGGSVRPGQNQPGRFNGQRPVGKFDKGKAPMRKPYQRPAAQVPNVVRGAAPVSKEDVTCYKCNEKGHYANECGKEIVCWRCRKPGHVERNCPSAAKAEPVLNTARGRRPSAPGRVFAISGEQAAVTDDLIQGTCLIAGTSLMVLFDSGATHSFIAEDCVERLGLLTADLPFDLVVTTPAADRLVTRTACLQCPLVYEDRKFFANLVCLGLKELDVILGMDWLAQYHVVLDCANKAVVFPDPGVTDYLNSYNLGKGSPAYVNSIVAEAKHDGDVRNILVVQEYVDVFPEDVPGLPPVRETEFSIDIVPGTGPISMAPYHMAPAELVELAK; encoded by the coding sequence ATGAGAACAGACTTCAACCGGCACGCACCGCCCAAGTTCCAAGGAGAAGCTGAACCCGAAAAGGCTGATCTATGGGTTCAGGAGATGGAGAAGATCTTTGAGGCACTCCATACCCCGGATGCCGAGAAGGTCAACTTGGCCACTTTTATGCTGAagggtgatgctgagtattggtggcgtagTGCCAGACAGCTGATGATGGCCAACCATGAGGTCATCACTTGGGAGTCTTTCAGAAAGGCGTTCATGGATAAGTACTTCCCGGAAACAGCAAGGGAAGAAATGGAGAACAGGTTCCTCAGCTTGAGGCAAGGACCTACCTCTGTGGGAGAGTATGCTGCACGTTTGGAAGCCCTATccaaacactttcgattcttccagaaccaggTGGATGAGGCTTACCTATGCAATAGGTTCATGCGAGGGTTGAGGAATGAGATTGAGAAGGCTGTGAGGCCTTTGGGAATCAGGGTCTACCAACAGCTAGTGGAGAAGGCCCGTGAAGTCGAGGCTATGGAAAACAGGCAGAGAGGCCGCCCAGAGTACGGAGGATCAGTACGCCCGGGACAGAATCAACCGGGAAGATTCAATGGACAGAGACCAGTGGGGAAGTTCGATAAGGGCAAGGCGCCAATGAGAAAGCCTTACCAGCGCCCAGCTGCCCAAGTGCCAAATGTTGTGAGGGGAGCAGCCCCTGTTTCAAAGGAAGATGTGACCTGCTACAAGTGCAATGAGAAaggacactatgctaatgaaTGTGGCAAGGAGATTGTATGCTGGAGATGCCGAAAACCAGGACATGTGGAGAGAAATTGCCCGAGTGCTGCTAAAGCTGAGCCAGTGCTGAATACCGCCAGAGGGAGACGACCATCTGCTCCAGGTCGTGTCTTTGCTATTTCTGGCGAACAGGCCGCTGTTACTGATGACCTTATCCAGGGTACGTGTCTTATTGCTGGGACATCACTAATGGTTTTATTTGATTCGGGTGCCACGCACTCATTCATTGCTGAGGACTGTGTGGAGAGGTTAGGGTTACTGACTGCTGACCTACCCTTCGATCTGGTGGTGACAACCCCTGCCGCTGATCGACTAGTTACACGCACGGCATGCTTGCAATGTCCGTTGGTttacgaggatcggaagttcttTGCGAACCTCGTCTGTTTAGGGCTCAAAGAACTGGATGTGATcttgggaatggattggttagcGCAATATCACGTGGTCTTAGATTGTGCTAACAAGGCGGTAGTATTCCCAGATCCCGGTGTTACGGATTACTTAAACTCGTACAACTTGGGGAAGGGTTCACCGGCGTATGTGAACTCTATCGTTGCCGAAGCGAAACATGATGGTGATGTGCGCAATATCTTGGTGGTACAGGAGTATGTCGATGTGTTTCCCGAAGATGTACCCGGTTTGCCACCAGTCAGAGAGACGGAGTTCTCTATTGACATTGTGCCCGGTACTGGACCAATATCGATGGCACCTTATCATATGGCCCCAGCGGAGTTGGTAGAGTTGGCAAAGTAG